A stretch of DNA from Megalops cyprinoides isolate fMegCyp1 chromosome 17, fMegCyp1.pri, whole genome shotgun sequence:
caagtttgttttttttttttttttacttgctaGCCTGCAGCATTTGAATTGGACATCAAAGCCTGTGATAACACAGTGCAAAATAAAACCATTGTTTGTTGCCCATTGTTTGGCCTTGACTTTTATTACTAGGTGACTGTATTGTCGGTGAGAAGTGCCAAGAACAGCACAAAGAATGAATTTGTAACCTTGTCAGTTCTCATGACGTTGGAAGACATTTCCTCAGCAAAGGTGATCCTCTGAAACCTTTCCTTTTTGTACATAAATAAAGTGCGTGGTAAAGGGAAGTGGTGGAACCGTGTTTGTTAGTCGCTTTGATCGCTCTAATCCTACCTCTGTTATCGCAGAAATCCAGCGGAACGACAGCCTGGAGGTCCAGATGAACGGCAGCGCCCCGTtcgaggagctggagcagggcCACGACTCGGCCTCGCAGCTCAACATGCGCGGGGTGTTCCTGCATGTCCTGGGAGACGCCCTGGGCTCGGTCATCGTGGTGGTCAACGCCCTCATCTTCACCTTCGTCTGGCAGCCCTGCCAGCCCGGCGAGCTCTGCATCAACCCCTGCACCGACAGCCACTGCACCGACCACCAGCACGTCAACCACACGCTGGTGGAGCTGCTGGGCAACGGCACCCAGGCGGTGGCGACAGCCGGGCCCTGCTGGGTGCTCTACCTGGACCCCACCCTCTGCATCACCATGGTGTGCATCCTGCTGTACACCACCTACCCGCTGCTGAAGGAGTCGGCGCTCATCCTGCTGCAGACGGTGCCCAAGCAGATCGACATGCACAAGCTGAACGAGAAGCTGCGCAGCGTTGAGGGCGTGCTGGCCGTGCACGAGCTGCACATCTGGCAGCTGGCGGGCAGCCGCATCATCGCCACCGCCCACATCAAGTGCCACGACCCGGCCTCCTACATGGACGTGGCCAAGCGCATCAAGGACTTCTTCCACGACCAGGGCATCCACGCCACCACCATCCAGCCCGAGTTCGCCACCGTCAACTCCGAGTCGCGCATCTCCCTGTGCGAGCTCTCCTGTCGGACCCAGTGCGCCCCCAAGCTGTGCTGCGGCGCCAGCGACAAGCCCGCCGTCCCCGGGCCTGAGAAGAAGTCCGGGGATGGCAAGGCCGCCGCCCTGGAGGTCATCAGCGAGACGACGGAGCAGGCCCCCGCCAGCGCCCCCATCCAGGTGGTGCCCAGGCAGGACCAGGAGATCACCTTCTCCAGAGAAGTGGAGTCATctctgtgagagggaggggtggtgaAATTGGTGGTGCAGCCCAAGAAACTGAACCGGGAGAGGCCAGGGGGAAGGGGTCAGTGTTAGaggataccccccccccccccctcccccggtcAGTTGGACCACAGTCCACAATTTCCTGATGACAAgggcctccctctgtccccaATCCCACCCAGCCCCCACTCCTCCCTTCTCTATCTCAAAGCATTCACAGCACCATGCTAATCTACGTTAGGTCACTTCTCACTCAGGCATGGCCACGGCCTGCTTCATGTGTCTCATTATCAGTGTGTCGTGATAAGTGGTTGGGTGGTGTAACCGTGCCAAAGCATCTCCATACCGGACGCTGGGGACTTTCAACCCTGTGGGGGACAAAGaccaacaaatacacacacaaacacacgcgcactcgcacgcgcacacacagacacacacatgcacgtctaaacacacatgcaggcttCAGTAGAAGAAGAAATCTCATCTTTTGTCATGGactctctgcttttttttttttttaagtaggtGTTGCACAGCATATTTTTCAGCCCTTTGCcccaactgaaaaatattttatgaaaaaaaaaaacataatttatgtatttaagttATTAGTCATCACTATCTATCTGTAGAAgatgcttttataaaatgtagCTGGTTGAAAAGTAGAAAAACACTCTTTGAGTTTGCTGCCTCTGATAGGGGAATTTGGCCTGAACCACCTATGCTGTAACTTTGATTGGGGGAAGTGACGTTAGAGCACTGTCCGCACAGACTTGTTTTCTTGCCTTGAGACTCGCTTTTAAAACAGTCTGTGTAATCAGAAGAGCAGCAGTGTTGGTATCTGTTTTCACCATGCCTTTAACTACCCTGAATAGCACAGAGAATGGCTAACCGCGCATTTACTGTATTTGACAGAGGAGGCAGACTTTGTTAGAATGCTAAACAGTCTGATGCCTTGCATTAACTCCCACATCTGTGCAACTTCCTAGGATTTAAATGCTGGTGGGCACTGGACTGAAAAGAAAGCTGTTCTGAATACTATCCTCTCTATTTTGCAACTATGCTGGAAGACATTTATTCCTTGTGGAAGAACAGTGTTGTTGAATTCTTCTACTATTCCACAGTGAATGTTTCGGGGAAGACTTTCTGAAAAGTCTGTTGTTTAATTTCTGAGACATTGTGCTACAACTTTGCATTGACCAAACTAAAGCGTGTTGTGTGAATCACTGAACTATATGATGTGTAAGAAACCCAGCCACTTCTGAGATGCTAAAGAGCACCACTTGGTTGGCTACTCGGACGGGGAGGACCACTCCTCTGAGATCCTAATTGCAAGTTTAAAAGACTATTTTTCTACTCTGTAGTTAGGATTTTCAAATCTGATGGGTCAGTCAGGTTTTGTGTACTAAGTTCAGCAATGTTAGTGGCCTTTCCAAGAGTTTGAAATCTTTGTAAACTCCCTCATTTCTAGGTATTTAAACACTGTCTGTTAAATGGTGATTCgtgaatgcatttcagatttccAAGCAAATTAAATGTATGCAATATGGAAAGACATGTTTTGGAAACAATACTTTGACACGGTTTAAAATACCTGGTTACTGTTGCTTGATGGAACTGTGAAACCAGAAGAGTTTAAACGCTCTATGTGCAAGATTAATCTGAGACGTGTCAttattgaattttaaatgtacCATGCCAGttgacagttttgttttttttggtataTCTTTCTGTAAAAAGTGTCATTGTGAATTAAATATGGCAGTTTGGTACAACTGATTTCTGTCTGAACTCCTTGTGTGCTGGTTTGTTTCTCAGCCTGTTGAACTGTGCATTAGGAACAGCAGCCATTTGGattctgttcctttgtgcattttttactCTACCTCCAAATAATCCCAAGAAACTGAGATTGTAACCAGCAGGTTACAATGACCTGTGACACTGCTGGTGTACTCTTGAGGAAGTTCATCTGGCTTTCCATAGTTATTACCCAGCTGCGTACATGGGTAATGTGTAATATGTTAGCTATGCAAGTTGCCCTGCACAGATGACcactaagcaaataatgtaatactgaCAGCTTATTGGGAAAAAACGTCAATGCAGCTGTTTACTCATGTGACATCACACCACAATGCAAACACTTTTAACTCAGGAAGACTGAAAAGCATTGGTGCATGCTAATGCAGACGCTAAGGCTAAGACAGGGCGAGGTACAAAGTGCATTATACAAAGTGTGAGAACAGCAAATAGTCACAAATTTCACAATTGCTTCATAAATGTCATGGAGGCTGATATTTCAGTAATCGGTCAATGAGTGGATCAGCTGCAGAAGGGGTGTGGACTGTTCCCCCATCAGACCGGTCCAATGTCGGGGAGCATAGGGAGAGAACGAAGAGATGAGTGTCTACAAGTAGAAGGTGATGAATGATGTCTAGCCTGACTGGGGTAAGTAGCTAAGTAAGTCTACCAGTTGGAAGCCACAGGTGAAAATGGTGGGAGGGGCACGAGAAGACAGATGGTTGgtgtgaggggaggggaagggaaagaGTGGGGGGTGGGAAAAGATATGGCTTTTATAGTGGGGGTGTCAGCCCAAATTTCTGGTGATGATGTGTGCACTAGTCCCTTCCAGTTTCCTTGATTGAATTGTTCCAGTCGGTAAATCGTCAGTGTGGCtttatgcctgtgtgcataGCCCAAAATGCATAGCAGTAAATGTCTTCAGCAAGGCCATGGTGCAAGCTTTAGACAGCATTTatcatttgcaaaaatgtagggggaaaatttaattgaataaaagATTATGGTGAACAAAAAGGTAGCACAAGTATGCCCCCCCCAGGAGCTGCTTTTGAGACTCCCTGTTTGGAAAGAGTTAGGGGCCGTGTGGTTGAAGAccacagcagagaaatgaaCACAGGTTGCTGGAGGGAGGGTGTTGGGACCAGGTccggggcggggggcggggggcggggggcggggggcgggggcggggttGGGTTGATGTGTTGCCAGGATAAGCAGGCCAGTGAACAGTCAGTTGCAGCTGTCCAAGCATAGACAGACCAGTGGGGGAACAGAGAGACCGGTGGTGGGTGCACAAAGGTGACCGCCCCGCCCCATTCCGGAATACTCCGCACAGCTGTTTTAATTTCCTGTAACAACACAGATGACACAACCAAGGCTTTGAAGAGCAGGTTCAAAGTATTGATCTCGTGTGATGTGTTGAAAAAACAGCCCTTGCGATTTTTCAGTGGGGCGGCATCGGTTCAGTGTCCACGGGTGGTGGCCCATCAGCAAGCAGTAAAGGACGGCAGAAAACATACAAgattacctgttttttttcatgactttGGAACCGAACAAAGCTGCCAGTTTAAGTGAGGATCagccatcagcagcagcagctttaCTCCATTGTGTCTCATGTCCCAGCATTACAGCACCTATGTGCATTTCACATTGAATGACTTGAGTTACATCAGATTGGGTCATAATGAATCATTCTGATTATAACAAAAAGATTGAAGATTTTAAGTGAAaaccatatatttttttcattttgttgcagcAATTTCATGCCAGACTGCTACAGAAGTAACCCAATCCCAGATATGATCAAATGAACAGGGTGACCCTTATTAGGTCAGCATGCTTGCTAGTTTGGTAGAAACAGGTTTGATGTGATGCCATAATTGGGTTGGCAGGATGCCTGCCTCCCCTGCTTGTGGCTccccactgacacacatgcacctgcaATCTTGCTGTTCTTGGGTGAAGTAAACCTGTTTGAAGTACTTTCACTTTGGAGGGGGGAGTTCAAGGTAAA
This window harbors:
- the slc30a1a gene encoding zinc transporter 1a; the encoded protein is MACEPNRVRLLCMLSLTFGFFIVEVVVSRITASLAMLSDSFHMLSDVIALVVALVAVRFAEKTQATNKNTFGWIRAEVMGALVNAVFLTALCFTIILEAIERFTEPHEIESPRVVIGVGAAGLVVNLLGLCMFHGHGGGGHGHSHGGHSHGNKKNKRNKLCKSERPPGNGSSGEETNNLVGNCNNSPNGVNTDRRARHEIQRNDSLEVQMNGSAPFEELEQGHDSASQLNMRGVFLHVLGDALGSVIVVVNALIFTFVWQPCQPGELCINPCTDSHCTDHQHVNHTLVELLGNGTQAVATAGPCWVLYLDPTLCITMVCILLYTTYPLLKESALILLQTVPKQIDMHKLNEKLRSVEGVLAVHELHIWQLAGSRIIATAHIKCHDPASYMDVAKRIKDFFHDQGIHATTIQPEFATVNSESRISLCELSCRTQCAPKLCCGASDKPAVPGPEKKSGDGKAAALEVISETTEQAPASAPIQVVPRQDQEITFSREVESSL